TTTTTCCCCTCTAAAAGTTCCAAATTTCAGTTCTACCCTTAAACTGTTTTCAGTTCCTTAAAACTCTTTAGGGCACGTTTAGTATACTGAATGTGAACTATATTAAgaagaataatgctagaaatacaaatttttttataaactactgatgtggtgagtgattattggtaaatgaaaaagtgatattaatagtaggcctaaatgaaaaccaataagagatttgtcacatcaacattttgtaactatagcattactctattAAGAATAATAATCTTGATTACTAGGAATAAATGACATTGTAATtgaataactattactattcataaatTTGGTTATTACAATGGAAAGCTTGTAAAAGATGATGTAtaaggaaaatttatatttttagaaatatattaattttaaaacctattatacgcactaaggaataactattacatcaattttaaagagaaatagttatttttcaatttaaagaaaagttATTCATGTGTAATAATTGATCCATGTAAAAAAGATGCAACCAAATGATGAACTTGCTAGTACACATTAATAACTATTCAATTACATGAGTTATTATAGTATACCAATCATACCTTTAGCGACTAAAATAGAtattttgttggatttattatagaacaaagaaagaaaatttattacATTACGAGAAGATTAAAAAGCTTTGACACTTGCCAAACTTGTTGGTCAAGAAAGGCTGCCCATAGCCTttgctttctctctcaaaataaacTTTTGTATCTTTCCCGTTGAGGTTTTTGGCAAATCCTCAAAAATGACAGTCTTAAGAGTCATATAATGTGGTAAATGATCTCGACAAAACTTGATTATTGCCTGAGCACCAACACCATCATATCCTTCTTTTAACTTCACAAATGCACAAGGAGTTTGGCCCCAATGATTATCTGGTCGTGCAACCACTGCAGCCTCAAGAATTGCTGGATGACTATACAAAACTGTTTCCACCTCAACTGTGCTTATGTTTTCCCCACCAGAAATTATCACATCCTTCAACCGATCCTTTACTTCGATATAGTTATCAGGATGTTTCACAGCTAAATCCCCACTTCGAAACCATCCACCATTGAAAGCTTCTTTTGTTGCTTCCAAATCTTTTAAGTATCCACTCATTACTGTGTTACCTCTAAACATTATATCCCCTATAGTTTTACCATCAGCTGGTACACTTGCCATTGTGACAGGATCTTTTACCTCAACATCCTCCAATCCAACATGATGTACTCCTTGTCGAGCTTTTAATTTGTATCGTTCATTGAGAGGTAGAGAATCCCACTCAGGTTTCCATATGCAAGAAGTTCCTGGACCATATGTTTCTGTAAGGCCATACAAGTGAGATatcccaaaacccaattcttcCATTTTGGAAAGAATTTGTGGAGGTGGGGGTGCACCCCCGGTCATTACTTCCACCGTGTGGGGACGTGGCCTTCGATCACTGATCGGCGAGTTCACAATCATGTTCAGGACAGTTGGTGCCCCTCCCATGTGTGTCACATTATGCAGAGCAATGTTGTCAAATATGGCCTTTGGAGTAACTTTTCTGAGGCATACATTGGTGCCACCCTGAGCTGCCAATCCCCAAGTGAGGTTCCACCCATTGCAGTGAAAAATAGGCAGAGTCCAAAGGTAAACCGGCAATGAGCCAATCCCGTGGAGAAGAACACTTGCTAGAGAATTTAGATAGGCACCTCTGTGACAATACACTACTTTTGGTCTGGATGTTGTGCCAGAAGTGTAATTAATACAAATAGGATCCCATTCACTATTTG
The Quercus lobata isolate SW786 chromosome 10, ValleyOak3.0 Primary Assembly, whole genome shotgun sequence DNA segment above includes these coding regions:
- the LOC115966001 gene encoding LOW QUALITY PROTEIN: probable acyl-activating enzyme 2 (The sequence of the model RefSeq protein was modified relative to this genomic sequence to represent the inferred CDS: inserted 1 base in 1 codon); translation: MELEGLVRCSTNYVPLTPISFLERAAKAYRDTTSVVNGSVKYTWGDMHERCLKIASALNQLGISHGDVVATLAPNVPAMHELHFAVPMAGALICPLNTRHDSAMLSVLLEHSEAKIIFVDYQLLDIAHGALKLLTKTERKPPILVLIAESDGPLPTDHISSETHEYESLLAEGHDGFEXIRPNSEWDPICINYTSGTTSRPKVVYCHRGAYLNSLASVLLHGIGSLPVYLWTLPIFHCNGWNLTWGLAAQGGTNVCLRKVTPKAIFDNIALHNVTHMGGAPTVLNMIVNSPISDRRPRPHTVEVMTGGAPPPPQILSKMEELGFGISHLYGLTETYGPGTSCIWKPEWDSLPLNERYKLKARQGVHHVGLEDVEVKDPVTMASVPADGKTIGDIMFRGNTVMSGYLKDLEATKEAFNGGWFRSGDLAVKHPDNYIEVKDRLKDVIISGGENISTVEVETVLYSHPAILEAAVVARPDNHWGQTPCAFVKLKEGYDGVGAQAIIKFCRDHLPHYMTLKTVIFEDLPKTSTGKIQKFILREKAKAMGSLS